One genomic window of Halovivax cerinus includes the following:
- a CDS encoding oligosaccharide flippase family protein: protein MNKSLTQRIFFSWSADIITTIAGFLGTIYLARTLGPAPLGVFALVISVIKWLLICDIGITQAAIKRISEGENDGEVITATFVLQTTITVFAIGMLFLFRGTVNSYIGGPYVVYIAVLFGMNYLASGTVSQILRGYQRVDISNGLYALERTMRVAFQVGLVFVGFRITGLMIGMITSLALMTIVGAIYLLSRTDLNPTIPRKQNFVDIVSFAKYSVLGVMKSQAFTWMDIAIMGVFVSNSVIGIYNVSWTLAMTFVLLANSIQKNLFPEVSSLIISDETDRVRELLSESMLYAGLLPIPGIVGALLLGDSVLTIYGPKFTEGQFILVLLVIVALLRAYDGQVHAVIDGFDRPDLTFRINIIFLITNIVLNVILIPTYGSLGAAMATVLSTCLSVLVSWQMASSLVSSSFPIYGVAKQITAAIIMGAVVILFEVIFPSTNVINTLLLIGLGALVYFSILFILLDEIRSKTLEIATNI, encoded by the coding sequence ATGAATAAGAGTCTCACACAACGCATATTCTTCTCGTGGTCCGCTGATATTATTACGACTATTGCTGGCTTCCTTGGAACGATTTATCTTGCCCGTACACTTGGACCAGCTCCGCTAGGCGTATTTGCGCTCGTTATTTCGGTTATTAAATGGTTGCTAATATGTGATATCGGCATTACACAGGCTGCGATCAAGCGCATCAGTGAAGGTGAGAATGATGGTGAAGTAATTACTGCAACGTTTGTACTTCAAACCACGATTACTGTATTCGCAATTGGAATGCTCTTCCTTTTTAGAGGGACAGTCAACTCCTACATTGGTGGACCGTATGTAGTGTACATTGCGGTCCTATTCGGAATGAACTATCTTGCAAGTGGTACGGTTAGTCAAATCCTTCGCGGCTATCAACGTGTCGACATTTCGAACGGACTGTATGCATTAGAGCGAACGATGCGCGTTGCCTTCCAAGTTGGTCTCGTCTTCGTCGGCTTCCGCATAACTGGACTAATGATTGGGATGATTACTAGCCTTGCCCTGATGACAATAGTCGGGGCCATCTATCTGCTCAGTCGTACTGACCTAAATCCTACGATTCCGAGAAAGCAAAACTTTGTAGATATTGTTTCGTTCGCCAAATATTCCGTCCTCGGGGTGATGAAATCACAGGCATTTACCTGGATGGATATTGCAATTATGGGTGTTTTTGTTTCAAATTCTGTAATAGGTATATATAATGTGTCTTGGACTCTCGCTATGACGTTCGTCCTGTTAGCGAATTCAATTCAGAAAAATCTATTCCCAGAGGTGTCGAGTTTAATTATCAGTGACGAAACCGATCGTGTGAGGGAACTACTCTCCGAGAGCATGCTTTACGCCGGTTTGCTTCCTATTCCAGGAATTGTCGGGGCACTCCTTTTAGGTGATTCAGTATTGACGATTTATGGGCCAAAGTTCACCGAAGGCCAATTTATACTCGTTCTATTAGTTATTGTTGCACTTCTTCGAGCATACGATGGGCAAGTACATGCTGTAATTGACGGATTTGACAGGCCAGACCTAACATTCAGAATAAATATAATTTTCTTAATTACTAATATTGTATTGAATGTCATTCTAATTCCAACATACGGTAGCCTCGGAGCAGCGATGGCAACCGTTTTATCAACATGTCTTAGTGTATTGGTTAGTTGGCAAATGGCCAGTTCACTTGTCAGCAGTTCGTTTCCAATATACGGGGTGGCCAAACAGATCACAGCAGCAATAATTATGGGTGCCGTTGTTATCTTGTTTGAGGTAATTTTTCCATCTACGAACGTCATCAACACGCTTCTACTGATCGGACTCGGTGCGTTAGTTTACTTTAGTATCCTATTTATACTGTTGGATGAGATTAGATCAAAAACGCTTGAAATCGCTACCAATATTTGA